One stretch of Alcaligenes faecalis DNA includes these proteins:
- a CDS encoding CaiB/BaiF CoA transferase family protein — protein sequence MSDQHASQATRPAPLDGIRVLDLTRILAGPWCTQNLADLGANVYKIERPETGDDTRAWGPPFLQTPEQEDTAEAAYYLSANRNKQSISLDIASQEGADVVRAMARECDILVENFKVGGLAKYGLDYASLKEINPRLIYCSITGFGQTGPYAERPGYDFMIQAMGGMMSLTGERDDKPGGGPQKAGVAVADLMTGMYATSSILAALFERSRSGLGQHIDIALLDCQVAMLANQNMNYLVSGQAPKRAGNAHQNLVPYQVFPTEDGHIIVAIGNNRQFAAYCEAIGHPEVVKDARFRINSQRVKHRDELEQILSAAMQKHPSAYWLEALDKIGVPAGPINDLHGVFSHPQVQARNMRIELDHSQAGKVSMTASPMRFSDSPVSYRMAPPQLGEHTEQALESLLGADSLELKQWRNRNQV from the coding sequence GTGAGCGATCAGCACGCCTCGCAGGCGACGCGTCCTGCCCCTTTGGATGGCATCCGGGTTCTGGATCTGACACGCATTCTGGCTGGCCCATGGTGCACACAGAACCTGGCCGACCTGGGGGCCAATGTCTACAAGATAGAGCGGCCCGAAACCGGCGACGATACTCGCGCCTGGGGCCCGCCCTTTTTGCAGACACCTGAACAGGAAGATACGGCTGAAGCGGCCTACTACTTGTCCGCCAACCGTAACAAGCAGTCGATCAGCCTGGACATTGCCAGCCAGGAAGGGGCGGATGTGGTGCGTGCCATGGCACGGGAATGCGACATCCTGGTCGAGAACTTCAAGGTGGGTGGCCTGGCCAAATACGGCCTGGACTACGCCAGCCTGAAAGAGATCAACCCCCGTCTGATCTACTGCTCGATTACCGGCTTTGGCCAGACAGGCCCTTACGCCGAGCGGCCGGGTTATGACTTCATGATCCAGGCCATGGGCGGCATGATGAGCCTGACGGGCGAGCGTGACGACAAGCCCGGCGGTGGCCCCCAGAAAGCGGGGGTTGCTGTCGCGGACCTGATGACGGGTATGTATGCCACCAGCAGCATTCTGGCCGCCTTGTTTGAACGCTCACGCAGTGGCTTGGGGCAGCATATCGACATTGCTCTGCTGGACTGTCAGGTTGCCATGCTGGCGAACCAGAACATGAACTATCTGGTCAGCGGGCAGGCGCCGAAGCGGGCGGGCAATGCACATCAGAATCTGGTGCCGTATCAGGTGTTCCCGACGGAAGATGGTCACATCATTGTGGCTATCGGCAATAACCGTCAGTTCGCGGCTTACTGCGAAGCGATTGGCCATCCGGAAGTGGTGAAGGACGCGCGTTTCCGCATCAATAGCCAGCGTGTCAAACACCGGGACGAGCTGGAGCAGATCCTGAGTGCCGCGATGCAAAAGCACCCCAGTGCTTATTGGCTGGAAGCTTTGGACAAGATTGGCGTGCCAGCCGGGCCTATCAATGATCTGCATGGTGTGTTCTCGCACCCGCAGGTTCAGGCCCGGAACATGCGGATCGAGCTGGACCATAGCCAGGCAGGGAAGGTCAGCATGACGGCCAGCCCCATGCGTTTTTCAGATAGCCCGGTGTCCTATCGGATGGCTCCGCCGCAGTTGGGCGAACATACGGAGC
- a CDS encoding Bug family tripartite tricarboxylate transporter substrate binding protein, with protein sequence MKKVLARKVAPLLAGMGLLFCSLGAQAAYPDKPIRLVVPFTPGGVTDVIARGVAQQLSKDLGQIIIVENKPGASGIIATDFVAKSAPDGYTVLLAAVGQAVVNNHLYKKLPYDPAQDLAAVSLVAEGQNVLVVNAKQSPFNTGEELISHARAKPDDLTYASFGNGSSSHLSAAAFTTMANIEVIHAPYRGSAPAMTDLLGGHISFMFDSMGTAITHINANTVRPLAVSGPERSSLLPEVPTFAELGLDQGYNVTAWFGFHVSSGTPAEIVDRLSQAMKTVSENSEFVETFRRQGVDIISSTPAEYAEFLRQEDEKFGSLIKQANITLD encoded by the coding sequence ATGAAAAAAGTCCTAGCTCGTAAAGTGGCTCCTCTGCTGGCCGGAATGGGTTTGCTGTTTTGTTCCTTGGGTGCGCAAGCGGCGTACCCGGACAAGCCTATCCGTCTGGTTGTGCCCTTTACGCCGGGCGGTGTAACTGACGTGATTGCCCGAGGCGTCGCACAGCAACTGTCCAAGGATCTGGGCCAGATCATCATTGTGGAAAACAAGCCCGGTGCCAGCGGCATTATTGCCACGGACTTCGTCGCGAAATCCGCCCCAGACGGCTACACCGTCTTGCTGGCTGCGGTTGGTCAGGCCGTGGTGAATAATCACCTCTACAAGAAACTGCCTTATGACCCCGCGCAGGATCTGGCTGCTGTTTCTCTGGTGGCAGAAGGGCAGAACGTGCTGGTGGTCAATGCCAAGCAAAGTCCGTTCAATACGGGTGAAGAGCTGATCAGCCATGCTCGCGCCAAACCTGATGATCTGACTTACGCTTCCTTTGGTAATGGCTCGTCCTCGCACCTGTCGGCAGCCGCCTTTACTACCATGGCCAATATCGAAGTTATCCACGCTCCTTACCGTGGCAGCGCACCAGCCATGACCGATCTGCTGGGTGGCCATATCTCCTTCATGTTCGACAGCATGGGCACCGCGATTACGCACATCAACGCCAATACCGTGCGCCCCTTGGCCGTGTCCGGTCCCGAGCGTTCTTCCTTGCTGCCAGAGGTTCCAACCTTTGCAGAGCTGGGCCTGGACCAGGGCTACAACGTGACAGCCTGGTTTGGTTTCCACGTCAGTAGTGGCACGCCTGCTGAAATTGTCGACCGCCTGAGCCAGGCCATGAAGACTGTCAGCGAAAACAGCGAGTTTGTTGAAACCTTCCGTCGTCAGGGCGTGGATATCATTTCCTCCACCCCTGCCGAGTACGCCGAGTTCCTGCGTCAGGAAGACGAGAAGTTTGGCAGCCTGATCAAACAAGCCAATATCACGCTGGACTAA
- a CDS encoding IclR family transcriptional regulator domain-containing protein: protein MTTNKETNPPTSSYKGDPDYMQSLARGLQVITAFSDRRRPLRAAEIALKTGLARAVVQRCLYTLQALGYAEQEGAFWKLRPAILQLGHAYFSSTSIVSLAQPILDDLSDRVGETCALALLDGDEILYLARAQRQRVLTVSLGLGSRLPAHCTSIGRMMLSQLPQSRLDAYLELAPFKIMTQYTAHTREALLRELKQVQEKDYSLIKEELELGLTAIGVPVRSASGRVVAGMSISIKDWQDTEEKLIQRCLPELRSSARQLGLMLPA from the coding sequence ATGACAACGAATAAAGAGACAAATCCCCCCACCAGCAGCTACAAAGGCGACCCGGACTACATGCAATCGCTAGCCCGTGGCCTGCAGGTGATTACGGCTTTTTCAGACAGAAGACGCCCATTGCGGGCCGCAGAAATTGCCCTGAAAACAGGTCTGGCGCGAGCAGTGGTGCAGCGCTGCCTCTACACTCTGCAAGCCTTGGGCTATGCGGAGCAGGAAGGCGCGTTCTGGAAACTGCGCCCAGCGATTTTGCAGCTGGGCCATGCTTATTTTTCTTCGACGTCCATCGTCAGTCTGGCCCAGCCCATACTGGACGATTTAAGTGATCGCGTCGGTGAAACCTGTGCGCTGGCCTTGCTGGATGGGGACGAGATCCTGTATCTGGCACGTGCCCAACGACAGCGTGTGTTGACGGTGTCGTTGGGCCTGGGTAGTCGCCTGCCTGCCCACTGCACTTCGATCGGGCGAATGATGCTGTCGCAGTTGCCGCAAAGCAGGCTGGATGCCTATCTGGAGCTGGCTCCCTTCAAGATCATGACGCAATACACCGCCCATACTCGCGAAGCTTTGCTGCGCGAATTGAAGCAGGTGCAGGAAAAGGATTATTCCTTGATCAAGGAAGAGCTGGAGCTGGGTTTGACGGCGATTGGCGTACCCGTGCGCAGTGCCAGCGGGCGCGTTGTGGCCGGGATGAGCATCAGCATCAAGGACTGGCAGGATACGGAAGAGAAGCTGATCCAGCGCTGCCTGCCCGAACTGCGTTCGAGCGCCAGGCAGCTGGGTTTGATGTTGCCGGCCTGA
- a CDS encoding CinA family protein, producing the protein MSDYEHGNAALALGRALKDRGWMVACAESCTGGLLAAALTDLPGSSAWFERGLVTYSNKAKVQELGVNQDTLDRFGAVSEETAMEMAAGALEATADAELAISTTGIAGPDGATAGKPVGLVCFGFAQRRGDGIVTRASARIFDGDRAQIRQQAVEYALASALTMLNPA; encoded by the coding sequence ATGAGCGATTACGAGCACGGCAATGCCGCCCTGGCCCTGGGGCGAGCCCTTAAAGATCGCGGCTGGATGGTCGCCTGCGCCGAGTCATGTACAGGTGGCCTGCTGGCTGCTGCCTTGACGGACCTGCCCGGTTCCAGCGCCTGGTTTGAACGTGGTCTGGTCACCTACAGCAACAAGGCCAAGGTTCAGGAGCTGGGCGTGAACCAGGACACCCTGGATCGCTTTGGTGCAGTCAGCGAAGAAACCGCCATGGAAATGGCGGCGGGTGCGCTGGAAGCCACTGCAGATGCAGAACTGGCTATTTCCACGACTGGCATTGCCGGTCCGGACGGAGCCACAGCAGGAAAGCCGGTTGGCCTGGTGTGCTTTGGTTTTGCACAACGCCGGGGCGATGGCATTGTGACTCGCGCCTCTGCCCGTATCTTTGATGGTGATCGGGCTCAGATCCGTCAGCAGGCCGTGGAATACGCCTTGGCCAGCGCGCTGACCATGCTCAATCCTGCCTGA
- a CDS encoding phosphatidylglycerophosphatase A yields MSTFPDPSLNPIQRPTLDWVVKKPWRLIAFGGGTGVLRPGPGTWGTVLAWVLWVLGLHVLTDTQMAIFLPVTFFIGCWACHRTGYDLGVSDHSGMNWDEMVAFWLVLWLIPQTWLAQGIAFVLFRFFDILKPPPIRYFDRRLHNGFGVMWDDLLAAGYTLLLMAVLVRFGVFS; encoded by the coding sequence ATGAGCACATTTCCTGATCCTTCCTTGAATCCGATTCAACGTCCTACCCTGGATTGGGTGGTGAAAAAGCCTTGGCGCTTGATTGCCTTTGGTGGTGGTACCGGCGTCTTGCGTCCGGGGCCGGGCACCTGGGGCACGGTGCTGGCCTGGGTCTTGTGGGTCTTGGGTCTGCATGTACTGACCGACACGCAAATGGCCATTTTCTTGCCAGTCACCTTTTTCATAGGCTGCTGGGCTTGCCATCGCACAGGCTACGATCTGGGCGTGTCCGATCACAGCGGCATGAACTGGGATGAGATGGTCGCCTTCTGGTTGGTGCTGTGGCTGATTCCGCAGACCTGGCTGGCACAGGGCATCGCATTCGTTTTATTTCGTTTCTTTGATATTCTCAAACCACCGCCGATCCGCTATTTTGATCGTCGTCTGCATAATGGTTTTGGCGTTATGTGGGACGATCTCCTGGCGGCAGGTTATACCTTGTTGCTAATGGCTGTCTTGGTACGTTTTGGAGTTTTCTCATGA
- the thiL gene encoding thiamine-phosphate kinase translates to MLNEFGLIQQYFNRPAPEGYLGVGDDCALFTPTPGWQLASSVDLLIEGQHFFPDVDPFLLGHKALAVNLSDLGAMGAKPRACLLALSMPEVRPEWLAAFSKGLFQLADQAQCPLIGGDTTRSKQGVVISITVLGEVPAGQALQRNAAQPGDDIWLTGTLGAADIALRLLQGRLAADPDRLAASRPALEQPWPPYRLGHALAGLAHAAIDVSDGLVQDLGHIAKASQCAAHLDWDALPLDPSLKGLPAELQREAALVGGDVFQLCFTGAPQERESIMALAQREGVQLSRIGSMHAGSGVHVRDQQGLHPAPAQGGFDHFGG, encoded by the coding sequence GTGCTGAACGAGTTCGGTCTTATCCAGCAGTATTTCAATCGCCCCGCTCCCGAAGGATATTTGGGAGTGGGTGACGATTGCGCCCTTTTTACCCCCACACCCGGCTGGCAACTGGCCAGCAGCGTGGATCTTCTGATCGAAGGGCAACATTTCTTTCCCGATGTGGACCCCTTTCTCTTGGGGCACAAGGCGCTGGCCGTGAATCTGTCGGACCTGGGCGCCATGGGAGCCAAACCACGAGCCTGCCTGCTGGCTTTATCCATGCCCGAAGTCCGTCCCGAATGGCTGGCCGCATTCTCCAAAGGTTTGTTCCAGTTGGCCGATCAGGCGCAATGCCCCTTGATTGGCGGTGACACCACGCGCAGCAAACAAGGCGTGGTCATCAGCATTACGGTGCTGGGTGAGGTTCCGGCTGGGCAGGCGTTGCAACGCAATGCAGCCCAGCCCGGTGACGATATCTGGTTAACGGGCACCCTGGGTGCCGCAGACATAGCCTTGCGTCTCCTGCAAGGTCGCTTGGCTGCTGATCCTGATCGTCTGGCTGCCAGTCGCCCGGCATTGGAGCAACCCTGGCCGCCTTATCGCCTGGGTCATGCCCTGGCAGGTTTGGCTCATGCCGCCATTGATGTGTCTGATGGCCTGGTCCAGGACCTGGGCCATATTGCCAAAGCCAGCCAATGTGCCGCCCATCTGGATTGGGATGCCTTGCCGCTGGATCCTTCCTTGAAGGGTTTACCAGCCGAGCTGCAACGTGAAGCGGCTCTGGTTGGTGGCGACGTTTTTCAATTGTGTTTTACGGGTGCTCCCCAAGAACGGGAGTCCATCATGGCGCTGGCCCAGCGCGAAGGCGTGCAGCTTAGCCGTATTGGCTCCATGCATGCTGGTAGCGGGGTGCATGTGCGTGATCAACAGGGTCTGCATCCTGCCCCTGCCCAGGGCGGTTTCGATCATTTTGGTGGCTGA
- the nusB gene encoding transcription antitermination factor NusB, with the protein MRTKITRTKILTTTNKVPASKANGRSARRRSREFALQGIYSWLLRGADGLQEATSIDAHIRGDEEFGEADAAWFKTLLFGVMREAPVLRERFLPYVDRPLEELSPIEHGILLIGSYELVHHVEVPYRVAINEAVELAKSFGGTDGFKFVNGVLDKLAADVRAPEVAKQARR; encoded by the coding sequence GCCAGCAAGGCCAACGGACGATCCGCGCGCCGCCGCTCGCGCGAATTTGCCCTGCAGGGCATCTACTCCTGGCTTTTGCGAGGCGCTGATGGCCTGCAGGAAGCCACCTCCATCGACGCCCATATCCGGGGCGACGAGGAGTTTGGCGAAGCTGACGCAGCCTGGTTCAAAACCTTGCTGTTCGGCGTCATGCGCGAAGCCCCTGTGCTGCGCGAACGTTTCTTGCCTTATGTTGATCGTCCTTTGGAAGAGCTCTCTCCCATCGAACACGGCATCTTGCTGATTGGCAGCTACGAACTGGTGCATCACGTTGAAGTGCCTTACCGCGTTGCCATTAACGAAGCAGTTGAACTGGCCAAGTCCTTTGGCGGCACAGACGGTTTCAAATTCGTGAACGGCGTGCTGGACAAACTGGCCGCCGACGTACGCGCTCCTGAAGTTGCCAAGCAGGCCCGCCGCTAA